A window of the Zeugodacus cucurbitae isolate PBARC_wt_2022May chromosome 4, idZeuCucr1.2, whole genome shotgun sequence genome harbors these coding sequences:
- the LOC105213009 gene encoding chromosome transmission fidelity protein 8 homolog, whose translation MPILVKTSSPTALEEYAIVELQGDLEIRSGENIHNLFIGDLYYNKYGQPILIIGHHILQGREQKLEKPFAVLEKLKNKDGKSSLNDTNMTSDPNATLNKIADCTILDNTVVLENKSRQYTEYIVRALCTKKLTFKSRPKPIIANVSASV comes from the exons ATGCCTATTTTAGTAAAAAC gTCCTCACCAACTGCTCTGGAGGAATATGCAATTGTTGAACTTCAGGGAGATCTTGAAATTCGTTCTGGAGAGAATATTCATAATCTATTCATAGGAGACttgtattataataaatacgGACAGCCA atacttatAATTGGGCATCATATACTACAAGGACGAGAGCAGAAATTGGAGAAACCATTCGCTgtactagaaaaattaaaaaacaaagatggAAAGTCTTCATTGAACGACACAAATATGACAAGTGATCCAAACGCTACCCTAAATAAAATAGCCGATTGCACAATTTTAGATAACACAGTGGTTCTAGAAAATAAATCGCGacagtacaccgaatatatAGTTCGTGCATTATGCACAAAAAAACTCACATTCAAATCGCGACCAAAACCTATTATTGCTAATGTTTCTGCTTctgtatga
- the LOC105213015 gene encoding ubiquinol-cytochrome-c reductase complex assembly factor 1 — translation MIRLRQLTRISVNKCVCAERNILVGNNGTSSKDGLKVWTQNLNKYSTSGADVVNNNHERADTNILKRVLNKVGFAPNTKTRLRVASHMLYESVADKINYISFFKAFDMPNTFNSWFLVTELHVWMLLVRAMAEGSESGENGRFIRNCIVEVMWGDVNTRAKKLGAHNPSKTRQQIEILSEQFQAALIAYDEGIMSDDRVLSAALWRRFFAMNCDDVVKIERLVKYVREQIVSLDQLSPDEFLQKPKISWIDLDKVSV, via the exons ATGATACGCCTTCGCCAATTAACACGAATTTCTGTAAATAAATGCGTTTGCGCAgag CGTAATATTTTGGTGGGCAACAATGGTACTAGCTCTAAGGATGGACTAAAGGTATGGACGCAAAACCTTAATAAATACAGTACATCTGGAGCAGATGTGGTTAATAACAATCATGAGAGAGCAGACACTAACATATTGAAACGGGTATTAAATAAAGTGGGCTTTGCGCCAAATACCAAAACG CGCTTAAGGGTGGCCAGTCACATGTTATACGAAAGTGTAGCTGataaaataaactatataagtttttttaaagctttcgatATGCCCAATACATTCAATTCATGGTTTCTTGTGACCGAATTACATGTATGGATGCTACTTGTGCGTGCTATGGCTGAAGGTTCAGAATCTGGAGAAAACGGTCGTTTTATTCGAAACTGCATAGTGGAAGTTATGTGGGGCGATGTGAATACACGTGCTAAAAAGCTAGGC GCACATAATCCATCTAAAACTCGACAACAAATAGAAATTCTCTCGGAACAATTTCAAGCAGCATTAATTGCTTACGACGAAGGCATAATGTCAGATGATCGAGTATTATCCGCTGCATTATGGCGTCGATTTTTCGCAATGAATTGTGATGATGTCGTAAAGATTGAACGTCTAGTAAAATATGTAAGAGAACAGATAGTTTCTCTAGACCAGCTATCACCTGATGAGTTtctacaaaaaccaaaaatatcgtGGATAGATCTGGACAAAGTATCTGTTTAG
- the LOC105213014 gene encoding uncharacterized protein LOC105213014: MTRTSHKKNRPFDFKLISLVQPHPVLYHRHWGGLSTFECMKEKNRIWNAIASEMGTSSDFCLSRWNNLRNHFQRELRHCHELCPKEGTIRGSTWPYLESMRFLERIVRFNKPIKGLCYNKRERKRLDSKILEASEETISGSSSYNNYPYNEAYIEYEELTNSSFGKRECAALQNEDEIIHERMLNYEQMAKLFNKIPSDLKVHVERRIMTYLCKCQLRAIASEDIYILKYI, encoded by the exons ATGACTAGAACCAGCCACAAGAAAAACCGTCCGTTCGATTTTAAGTTAATATCACTGGTACAACCACATCCAGTACTATATCACCGGCACTGGGGTGGCCTTTCAACATTTGAATGCATGAAGGAGAAAAATCGCATATGGAATGCAATTGCTTCGGAAATGGGAACAAGCT CTGATTTCTGTCTTAGTCGTTGGAATAATTTGCGAAACCATTTCCAGCGAGAGCTGCGCCATTGTCACGAGTTATGTCCCAAAGAAGGTACAATTCGAGGATCTACTTGGCCTTACCTTGAAAGTATGCGATTTCTTGAAAGAATTGTCCGCTTCAACAAACCTATAAAAGGTTTATGTTATAACAAACGTGAAAGAAAACGTTTGGATTCTAAGATCTTGGAAGCAAGTGAGGAAACTATATCGGGATCTTCATCATATAACAACTACCCATATAATGAAGCCTATATCGAATACGAAGAACTTACAAATTCGAGTTTCGGGAAAAGGGAATGCGCTGCTTTGCAGAATGAAGATGAAATAATTCATGAACGGATGTTAAACTATGAGCAAATGGCAaagttatttaacaaaattcccAGCGATTTGAAAGTACATGTCGAACGACGTATTATGACTTACTTATGTAAGTGTCAACTGCGCGCAATAGCCAGTGAAG atatttatattctcaaatacatttga